A genome region from Paludibacterium sp. B53371 includes the following:
- a CDS encoding cytochrome b/b6 domain-containing protein, whose protein sequence is MKQMVSVWDVPTRVFHWTLVLLFAGMWWTGTQGGDWLRYHIWCGEGVAVLLVFRLLWGFLGSQTARFSDFLKGPGVIRRYLRGHLPEAQQPGHNPLGGLMVLALILTLLFQVASGMLSSDVDSYLFDGPLAHLVSSSASESITSVHKLFFDLIMVLVVLHVAAVLAHKVFKKQNLVHAMLSGRKAIEGEVAPLYFAPLRLALLSLALAVGAVAALVLVVGGA, encoded by the coding sequence ATGAAGCAAATGGTATCGGTGTGGGATGTGCCGACACGGGTTTTTCACTGGACGCTGGTGTTGTTGTTTGCCGGCATGTGGTGGACTGGCACGCAGGGCGGTGACTGGCTGAGATATCACATCTGGTGCGGTGAAGGCGTGGCCGTGCTGCTGGTGTTCCGCCTGCTGTGGGGCTTTCTCGGCAGCCAGACCGCGCGCTTCAGCGACTTTCTCAAGGGACCCGGCGTCATTCGCCGTTATCTGCGTGGCCATTTGCCGGAGGCGCAGCAGCCCGGTCATAACCCGCTGGGCGGACTGATGGTGCTGGCGCTGATCCTGACGCTGCTGTTTCAGGTTGCCAGTGGCATGCTGTCTTCGGATGTGGACAGCTATCTGTTTGATGGTCCGCTGGCGCATCTGGTCAGCAGTTCGGCCTCGGAGAGCATTACTTCGGTGCACAAGCTGTTCTTTGATCTGATCATGGTGCTGGTGGTGCTGCATGTGGCTGCCGTGCTGGCGCACAAGGTGTTCAAAAAACAGAACCTGGTGCATGCCATGCTGTCCGGGCGCAAGGCCATTGAGGGTGAGGTTGCCCCGCTGTATTTCGCACCGTTGCGGCTGGCCTTGCTCAGTCTGGCACTGGCGGTGGGAGCGGTGGCCGCGCTGGTCTTGGTCGTCGGTGGCGCCTGA
- a CDS encoding EAL domain-containing protein codes for MTSTLSRLWRGLLANQMALLIALLTLGIGGIEAIQFNSAMQEDTEYRTLLQQQLANSMQQQRLALERQLSDYAIWDEASSRINRSEPDMVWIRSALTRSVYLNLRIDSALIVDPASRKVIFALQDGHEVADGQDPLALDDTAWRWLHSVLLQQARHPTSGYILTHAGGPLLQGDLSLLVAQPVLQENGPTVMNHRKVMIFARRVDRVLARQISFNSAISNAWIALRPSGQADILQQPVHGIDGRPLAWLSWQFHAPGRDMLHRLVPATTALCSLLLLLGWLLGRQANRLRGRQAATLQRLERQGQALRDIVEQSQSQHSGGLSALCRKLAETLEASRVVIWQHALDTHRLHRVAGSDSQTHLADEQITLMSDAARIERLDRLRFMAIREIDTRPLHESFVSYIRRYRLQSALIATIRVGHKMHGIISVEHQQPRRWHQDEINFICSAANAIALQTETGARQAAENELANLFYFDSQTGLPNQHRLLLHLDNLALTGKDRQGICCAIELSDLAQIIEGFDKATGAALTNEVARRLQNLIRVGEIAARLSDTRFAVWLEGQDDEELNARLSGLHQSIRAPYLLPPHALHPRFQLGVSFFPDDGPDAETLVQRAQAALQQTPGPSPQPWSRFDSHLNDQRKQSQQLRMELRQAMDKGQLSLHFQPLIDLRSGQVSGAEALLRWQHHEHGAISPALFIPLAEEDEVLICAIGKWVLDQACAHAARWRLSHAPTLRISVNVSARQMESPGFHQLVREILARHALPPSAIELELTESIAMSHTSEVETNLRELQALQVEMAIDDFGTGYASFSYLRRFPVNRLKVDRQFFESVPQDLQKSNLVKMIVAMGHAMGASVIGEGVEQAEQVRFLRAIGGDYAQGYYFSKPLPAAEMEAFLQHPDIGLP; via the coding sequence ATGACCTCCACCCTGTCACGCCTGTGGCGCGGCTTGCTTGCCAACCAGATGGCCTTGCTGATCGCACTGCTGACCCTCGGCATCGGCGGCATCGAGGCCATTCAGTTCAACAGCGCCATGCAGGAGGACACCGAATATCGCACCCTGCTGCAGCAACAGCTGGCCAACAGCATGCAGCAACAGCGGCTGGCACTGGAACGCCAACTCTCCGATTACGCCATCTGGGACGAAGCCAGCAGTCGCATCAACCGCAGCGAGCCGGACATGGTCTGGATTCGCTCGGCCCTCACCCGCTCGGTGTATCTGAACCTGCGCATTGACAGTGCCCTGATCGTCGATCCGGCCAGCAGAAAGGTGATCTTTGCCCTGCAGGATGGCCACGAAGTCGCCGACGGCCAGGATCCGCTGGCGCTCGACGACACCGCATGGCGCTGGCTGCACTCGGTACTGCTGCAGCAGGCGCGCCATCCGACCAGCGGCTACATCCTGACCCATGCTGGCGGCCCGCTGCTGCAGGGGGACCTGTCGCTGCTGGTCGCCCAGCCCGTCCTGCAGGAAAACGGCCCGACCGTGATGAACCACCGCAAGGTCATGATTTTTGCCCGCCGCGTCGATCGCGTGCTGGCCCGCCAGATCTCGTTCAACAGCGCCATCAGCAACGCCTGGATCGCCCTGCGCCCCTCGGGCCAGGCAGACATCCTGCAACAGCCGGTTCACGGGATCGACGGCCGCCCGCTCGCCTGGCTGAGCTGGCAGTTTCACGCCCCGGGCAGAGACATGCTGCACCGTCTGGTGCCTGCGACCACGGCACTGTGCAGTTTGCTGCTGCTACTGGGCTGGTTGCTCGGGCGCCAGGCCAACCGGCTGCGGGGCCGTCAGGCCGCCACACTGCAGCGACTGGAAAGACAAGGACAGGCTTTGCGTGACATCGTCGAGCAGAGTCAGTCGCAGCACAGCGGCGGGCTGTCGGCACTGTGCCGCAAACTGGCAGAGACCCTGGAAGCCAGCCGGGTCGTCATCTGGCAACACGCGCTGGATACACATCGACTGCACCGCGTGGCCGGCAGCGACAGCCAGACCCATCTGGCGGACGAACAAATCACCCTGATGTCCGACGCGGCACGCATCGAACGGCTAGATCGCCTGCGCTTCATGGCCATCCGCGAAATCGATACCCGCCCGCTGCATGAGAGCTTCGTCAGCTACATCCGGCGCTACCGTCTGCAGAGCGCACTGATCGCCACCATCCGTGTCGGCCACAAGATGCACGGCATCATCAGCGTCGAACACCAGCAACCCCGGCGCTGGCACCAGGATGAAATCAACTTCATCTGCTCGGCAGCCAATGCCATCGCCCTGCAAACCGAAACCGGCGCCAGACAGGCCGCGGAAAACGAGCTGGCCAACCTGTTCTACTTCGACTCGCAGACCGGCCTGCCCAACCAGCACCGCCTGCTGCTGCACCTGGACAACCTGGCCCTGACCGGCAAAGACCGCCAGGGCATCTGTTGTGCCATCGAATTAAGTGATCTGGCCCAGATTATCGAAGGATTCGACAAGGCCACCGGAGCCGCACTGACCAATGAAGTCGCCCGTCGGCTGCAAAACCTGATCCGCGTCGGCGAAATCGCCGCCCGGCTCAGCGACACCCGCTTTGCCGTCTGGCTGGAAGGGCAGGATGACGAGGAGCTGAACGCCCGACTCTCCGGTTTGCACCAAAGCATCCGCGCCCCCTATCTGTTGCCGCCACATGCACTGCACCCACGCTTCCAGCTGGGGGTCAGCTTCTTTCCCGACGACGGACCGGATGCCGAAACCCTGGTACAGCGTGCTCAGGCGGCCCTGCAGCAGACACCCGGGCCAAGCCCCCAGCCCTGGTCACGCTTTGACAGCCACCTCAACGACCAGCGCAAACAGAGCCAGCAGCTGCGCATGGAATTGCGCCAGGCAATGGACAAGGGGCAGCTGTCACTTCACTTCCAGCCGCTGATCGATCTGCGCAGCGGGCAAGTCAGCGGCGCCGAGGCCCTGCTGCGCTGGCAGCATCACGAACACGGCGCGATCTCACCCGCGCTGTTCATCCCGCTGGCCGAAGAAGATGAAGTACTGATTTGCGCCATCGGCAAATGGGTGCTGGATCAGGCCTGTGCCCATGCGGCACGCTGGCGCCTCAGTCATGCGCCGACCCTGCGCATCTCCGTCAATGTCTCGGCCAGACAAATGGAGTCTCCCGGCTTTCATCAGCTGGTGCGCGAGATACTGGCACGTCACGCACTGCCGCCCAGCGCCATCGAACTGGAACTGACCGAAAGCATTGCCATGAGCCATACCAGCGAGGTCGAAACCAATCTGCGCGAACTACAAGCCCTGCAAGTCGAAATGGCCATCGACGACTTCGGTACCGGCTATGCCAGCTTCAGCTATTTACGCCGCTTCCCGGTGAACCGTCTCAAAGTTGACCGGCAATTCTTCGAATCCGTCCCGCAAGACCTGCAGAAAAGCAATCTGGTGAAAATGATTGTGGCCATGGGACATGCCATGGGGGCCAGCGTGATCGGAGAGGGGGTCGAACAGGCGGAACAAGTGCGCTTCCTGCGCGCTATCGGCGGTGATTACGCCCAGGGCTACTACTTCAGCAAGCCGCTCCCGGCCGCCGAGATGGAAGCTTTCCTGCAGCACCCGGACATCGGGCTGCCCTGA
- a CDS encoding sulfite exporter TauE/SafE family protein — translation MIETSLLVMFLAGLLGGGHCIGMCGGIVTALSIKLPAGQRRLPMLLGYNLGRLGSYSLIGALFGGLAGAAMQHARPLQIALYLLANLMIIAIGLYLAGLSALVTRIERLGQPLWRRLQPLLGRILPLRHPGQAFLAGMIWGWVPCGLVYSASLSALASGHAAQGALIMLCFGLGTLPNLLAMGLFADALRQQMQKQAVRLGTGLLVCLLGVWQLLHLIPL, via the coding sequence ATGATCGAAACCAGTCTGTTGGTCATGTTTCTGGCCGGGCTGCTGGGCGGCGGCCACTGCATCGGCATGTGCGGCGGCATCGTCACCGCGCTGAGTATCAAGCTGCCCGCCGGCCAGCGCCGGCTGCCCATGCTGCTGGGCTACAACCTTGGCCGGCTCGGCAGCTACAGCCTGATCGGCGCCCTGTTCGGCGGTCTGGCCGGCGCCGCCATGCAGCATGCCAGACCGCTGCAAATCGCGCTCTATCTGCTGGCCAACCTGATGATCATCGCCATTGGCCTCTACCTGGCAGGCCTGTCTGCTCTGGTGACTCGCATCGAACGCCTGGGGCAGCCGCTGTGGCGCCGCCTGCAACCGCTGCTGGGCCGCATTTTGCCGCTGCGCCACCCTGGCCAGGCCTTTCTGGCAGGCATGATCTGGGGCTGGGTTCCCTGTGGACTGGTGTATAGCGCCAGCCTGTCTGCCCTCGCCAGCGGCCATGCCGCGCAGGGCGCACTCATCATGCTCTGCTTTGGTCTGGGCACCCTGCCCAACCTGCTCGCCATGGGATTGTTCGCCGATGCACTGCGCCAGCAGATGCAAAAACAGGCCGTGCGACTGGGCACCGGCCTGCTGGTCTGTCTGCTGGGGGTCTGGCAGCTGCTACATCTGATTCCTCTCTGA
- a CDS encoding AraC family transcriptional regulator, with protein sequence MSLQHGVRERTGSHVHATGQLFVVREGAIHLRSSEGQWLVPSGCLGWVPPICAHEALFPCAVSGQSVYVDDGWSSRYLPLALKVVRLSPLLMAVLPFCLDEGLPARRRALYWQVLADGLSYAPSLSSGMALPQSSRLLAVVQQLLAVPDDERGLDDWALHAGMSRSTFMRHFRRETGLAFGVWRQQLRVWHAMRLLAEGRSVTEVALTVGYQSPSAFIQVFRRQLGMTPAAFVAQA encoded by the coding sequence ATGTCCTTGCAACATGGTGTGCGCGAGCGTACCGGCAGCCATGTGCATGCGACTGGTCAGCTTTTTGTGGTGCGCGAAGGGGCGATTCATCTGCGCAGCAGTGAAGGGCAGTGGCTGGTGCCTTCGGGGTGTCTGGGCTGGGTGCCGCCCATTTGTGCGCATGAGGCGCTGTTTCCCTGCGCGGTCAGCGGGCAGTCTGTCTATGTCGATGATGGTTGGAGCAGTCGCTATTTGCCGCTGGCACTCAAGGTCGTTCGCTTGTCGCCCTTGCTGATGGCGGTGCTGCCGTTTTGTCTGGATGAGGGTTTGCCTGCGCGGCGACGTGCGTTGTACTGGCAGGTGCTGGCGGATGGGCTGTCGTATGCGCCTTCTCTGTCCAGCGGCATGGCTTTGCCGCAATCGAGTCGTCTGCTGGCTGTGGTGCAGCAGTTGCTGGCGGTCCCCGATGATGAGCGTGGGCTGGATGACTGGGCTTTGCACGCAGGCATGTCACGCAGTACCTTCATGCGCCATTTCCGGCGCGAGACCGGACTGGCCTTCGGGGTGTGGCGTCAACAGTTGCGAGTCTGGCATGCCATGCGCCTGCTGGCCGAGGGGCGCTCGGTCACCGAGGTGGCGCTGACGGTGGGCTATCAGAGTCCCAGTGCCTTTATTCAGGTGTTTCGTCGTCAACTCGGCATGACGCCTGCTGCCTTTGTCGCGCAGGCATAA
- a CDS encoding GTP-binding protein, giving the protein MSSMKKTIVNLFTGFLGVGKTTALRHLIAHRPAEESWALIVNEFGEIGIDGAVLSGGEVPVAEIAGGCLCCVAGPQMTATVATLLRRARPDRLLIEASGLAHAAGVIDELRQQPLAEALEVGAVLTLVDPRQFVDPNYQRQPMYRDQITLADVLVANKIDLADVPTMAAFRRQAEALFPPKRLIAEVRDGALEAGWLTLANVTQQQAYRPRLNREMPADWQSHGWTFDAGQAFDAERLTAFFDDLPRRVPGLQRAKGVFSVLGDRVWLNWVDGQWGATQVAWRRDSRFELIAPQIDIADVEQALRACFA; this is encoded by the coding sequence GTGTCGTCCATGAAGAAAACCATTGTCAACCTGTTTACCGGCTTTCTCGGTGTGGGCAAGACCACGGCCCTGCGCCACCTGATTGCGCATCGTCCGGCCGAGGAAAGCTGGGCGCTGATTGTGAATGAGTTCGGCGAGATCGGGATTGATGGCGCCGTGCTTTCCGGCGGCGAGGTACCGGTGGCGGAGATCGCCGGTGGTTGCCTGTGCTGTGTGGCCGGGCCGCAGATGACGGCCACGGTGGCGACCCTGCTGCGCCGGGCCAGGCCGGACCGGTTGCTGATCGAGGCCAGCGGGCTGGCGCATGCCGCCGGCGTGATTGACGAACTGCGCCAGCAGCCGCTGGCCGAGGCGCTGGAGGTGGGGGCGGTACTGACGCTGGTGGATCCGCGTCAGTTTGTCGATCCGAACTATCAGCGCCAACCCATGTACCGTGACCAGATCACGCTGGCGGATGTGTTGGTGGCCAACAAGATTGATCTGGCCGATGTGCCGACCATGGCGGCCTTCCGTCGTCAGGCCGAGGCCCTGTTCCCGCCCAAGCGGCTGATTGCCGAGGTCCGTGACGGGGCGCTGGAGGCTGGCTGGCTGACGCTGGCCAATGTGACGCAACAGCAGGCTTACCGGCCGCGCCTGAACCGTGAGATGCCTGCCGACTGGCAGTCGCATGGCTGGACGTTTGATGCCGGTCAGGCTTTTGATGCCGAGCGGCTGACGGCGTTTTTTGATGACTTGCCGCGGCGGGTCCCTGGCTTGCAGCGCGCCAAAGGGGTGTTTTCGGTGCTGGGAGACCGGGTCTGGCTCAACTGGGTGGATGGCCAGTGGGGCGCCACTCAGGTGGCATGGCGGCGCGACAGCCGTTTTGAACTGATTGCACCGCAGATCGATATTGCCGATGTCGAGCAGGCGCTGCGCGCCTGTTTCGCCTGA
- a CDS encoding peptidylprolyl isomerase — protein sequence MKKTLIAGTIACALAAGAVLAADIQVNGTTISQARFDAVAKMMNAQAQAQGQQADPRLPEMIKQQLITAEVLRQEAVRKGIDKLPEVRAELDNAEAMTLANQLIKQFVASNPVSESDLKAEYDKLKAATPEKKSYHAQHILVKTEAEANAVIAALKKGKPFAQLAKEKSIDPGSKANGGDLGWNEPETFVPEFGQAMAKLAKGQITAKPVKTQFGWHIIKLDDVRTEEFPKLEALRPQLEQQLQGERIQKYIADLKAKAKIQQ from the coding sequence ATGAAAAAGACCCTGATTGCCGGCACCATTGCCTGCGCCCTTGCCGCCGGTGCCGTTCTGGCTGCCGACATTCAAGTCAACGGCACCACCATCTCCCAGGCCCGTTTTGACGCAGTCGCCAAGATGATGAATGCCCAGGCTCAGGCCCAGGGCCAGCAGGCTGATCCGCGCCTGCCGGAAATGATCAAGCAGCAACTGATCACCGCCGAAGTCCTGCGCCAGGAAGCCGTGCGCAAAGGCATCGACAAGCTGCCGGAAGTGCGCGCCGAGCTGGACAACGCCGAAGCCATGACCCTGGCCAACCAGCTGATCAAGCAGTTCGTTGCCAGCAACCCGGTATCGGAAAGCGACCTGAAGGCCGAGTACGACAAGCTCAAGGCGGCAACGCCGGAGAAGAAGAGCTACCATGCCCAGCACATCCTGGTGAAGACCGAAGCCGAAGCCAATGCCGTGATCGCCGCCCTCAAGAAGGGCAAGCCGTTCGCTCAGCTGGCCAAGGAAAAGTCCATCGACCCGGGCAGCAAGGCCAATGGTGGCGATCTGGGCTGGAACGAGCCGGAAACCTTCGTGCCGGAATTCGGCCAGGCCATGGCCAAGCTGGCCAAGGGTCAAATCACGGCCAAGCCGGTGAAGACCCAGTTCGGCTGGCACATCATCAAGCTGGACGACGTCCGCACCGAGGAATTCCCGAAGCTGGAAGCCCTGCGTCCGCAACTCGAACAGCAACTGCAAGGCGAGCGCATCCAGAAGTACATTGCCGATCTGAAGGCCAAGGCCAAGATCCAGCAATAA
- a CDS encoding YciI family protein — protein MLYAIMARDVPDSLSRRLAARPDHLARLTALQEQGRLLLAGPFPAIDASDPGPAGFSGSLIVAEFSDLNEARAWADADPYVAAGVYAEVEVKPWRKVFPA, from the coding sequence ATGCTGTACGCCATCATGGCGCGTGACGTGCCCGATTCGCTGTCTCGTCGCCTCGCGGCCCGACCGGACCACCTGGCGCGCCTGACCGCCCTGCAGGAGCAAGGCCGGCTGCTGCTTGCCGGCCCCTTTCCGGCCATCGACGCCAGCGACCCGGGTCCGGCCGGATTCAGCGGCAGCCTGATCGTTGCCGAATTCAGCGACCTGAACGAAGCACGGGCCTGGGCAGACGCCGACCCCTATGTGGCGGCTGGCGTCTATGCAGAGGTCGAAGTCAAACCCTGGCGCAAGGTCTTCCCGGCATGA
- a CDS encoding Fur family transcriptional regulator → MDVQSFVAEAERHCLTRGCKMTALRRQVLELVLRHDGVVKAYQVLADLQQERGGQAAPPTVYRALDFLVEQGLLHRVEALNGYIVCDHFGCEHESLFLVCRDCGAICELDAASSLSSLASATAEVGFELQAQNLVLTGTCQRCRP, encoded by the coding sequence ATGGATGTGCAAAGCTTTGTGGCCGAGGCCGAGCGTCACTGTCTGACGCGTGGCTGCAAGATGACCGCACTGCGCCGTCAGGTGCTTGAGCTGGTGCTGCGTCATGACGGGGTGGTCAAGGCGTATCAGGTGCTGGCCGATTTGCAGCAGGAGCGCGGGGGCCAGGCCGCGCCGCCGACCGTGTATCGTGCGCTGGATTTTCTGGTGGAGCAGGGCTTGTTGCACCGGGTCGAGGCGCTGAATGGTTATATCGTCTGCGACCATTTCGGCTGTGAGCATGAGTCGCTGTTTCTGGTCTGTCGCGATTGTGGTGCGATCTGTGAGCTGGATGCCGCTTCCAGTCTGTCCAGCCTGGCCTCGGCCACGGCGGAGGTCGGTTTTGAACTGCAGGCGCAAAATCTGGTACTGACCGGCACCTGTCAACGGTGTCGTCCATGA
- a CDS encoding septation protein A → MKFLSDLFPVLLFFAAYSFSHDIFLATKIAIAATALQVAWSWIRHRKVDKMLWLSFALITVFGGATLISKNHHFIMWKPTILYWIMGAGLLIGRHVGKNGIRALLEKQIQLPDTIWDRLCQAWAVFFLLLGGVNLLVAYSVDEPMWVKFKLFGTTGLLLAFAIGQSLLVSKYIKED, encoded by the coding sequence ATGAAATTCTTATCCGATCTGTTCCCGGTACTGCTGTTCTTTGCAGCCTATTCCTTCAGCCACGACATCTTCCTTGCCACCAAGATCGCCATTGCCGCGACTGCACTGCAAGTGGCCTGGTCCTGGATCCGTCACCGCAAGGTCGACAAAATGCTGTGGCTGAGTTTTGCCCTGATCACCGTGTTTGGCGGTGCCACCCTGATCTCCAAGAACCACCATTTCATCATGTGGAAACCCACCATCCTTTACTGGATCATGGGAGCAGGCTTGCTAATCGGGCGTCATGTAGGTAAAAACGGCATACGCGCACTACTGGAAAAGCAGATCCAGCTGCCCGACACGATCTGGGACCGGCTGTGTCAGGCCTGGGCGGTGTTCTTCCTGCTGCTGGGGGGCGTCAACCTGCTCGTGGCCTATTCTGTCGACGAGCCCATGTGGGTCAAATTCAAACTGTTCGGTACCACGGGATTGCTGCTGGCCTTCGCCATCGGCCAGAGCCTGCTGGTATCCAAGTACATCAAGGAAGACTGA
- a CDS encoding nuclear transport factor 2 family protein, whose product MSPQHIVRQALETILSGQASRSEIEQYIAPTYQQWVDGHQLDYPAFLQHLATLNQRADKMTLQIDHLIAEDKLVFSQHQVRVDKTDGGQAHYRVMALFTLQDSRIVRCEELTYMQQGQGADRDMGSR is encoded by the coding sequence ATGTCCCCACAGCACATCGTTCGCCAGGCCCTCGAAACCATTCTGAGCGGGCAAGCCAGCCGCAGCGAAATCGAGCAATACATCGCCCCGACCTACCAACAATGGGTCGACGGCCACCAGCTTGACTACCCCGCCTTCCTGCAACATCTGGCCACACTGAATCAGCGCGCCGACAAGATGACGCTGCAGATTGATCACTTGATTGCGGAAGACAAGCTGGTTTTCAGCCAACATCAGGTCAGGGTAGACAAAACAGACGGCGGCCAGGCCCACTACCGGGTCATGGCACTGTTCACCCTGCAGGACAGTCGCATCGTACGCTGCGAAGAATTGACCTACATGCAACAAGGACAGGGCGCTGATCGCGACATGGGGTCACGCTAG
- a CDS encoding enoyl-CoA hydratase-related protein, with amino-acid sequence MTSFLTLEQLGRTAIVTIQQPPANLLTVEVLQALSQQLSVLQADDSLHALVLTGAGERYFSAGLALPPLAGGDWAQAEGLIDALLTVCQQLRSFHGLSVAAVNGFALGAGLECALCCDVIVAERGAMLGMSQARVGLIPGAGGLKFLTDKIGQPWARRMALCGEVLDAGKAWQIGLVEEVVDAGFAKIVAVSLADRISRQGPQAVRLAQGLIDTAPSQSLDDHLQQARLAYMQVIGSEEQREGVAAFLDKRAPSWCEDEDD; translated from the coding sequence ATGACTTCATTCCTGACGCTGGAGCAGCTGGGGCGTACTGCGATTGTGACCATTCAGCAGCCGCCGGCCAATTTGCTGACGGTGGAGGTGCTGCAGGCTTTGTCGCAGCAGCTGTCGGTCTTGCAGGCCGACGATTCTCTGCACGCGCTGGTCCTGACCGGTGCCGGAGAGCGCTATTTTTCAGCGGGCCTGGCGTTGCCGCCACTGGCCGGGGGCGACTGGGCCCAGGCCGAAGGGCTGATTGATGCGCTGCTGACGGTTTGTCAGCAGTTGCGTTCTTTTCATGGTTTGTCTGTGGCGGCCGTCAATGGCTTTGCGCTCGGGGCTGGGCTGGAGTGTGCGCTTTGCTGTGATGTCATCGTCGCTGAACGCGGGGCCATGCTGGGGATGTCGCAGGCCAGGGTGGGTCTGATTCCGGGGGCGGGAGGGCTGAAGTTTCTGACCGACAAGATCGGGCAGCCCTGGGCACGTCGCATGGCGCTGTGTGGTGAGGTGCTGGATGCCGGCAAGGCCTGGCAGATCGGCCTGGTGGAGGAGGTGGTGGACGCCGGCTTTGCCAAGATTGTGGCGGTCAGTCTGGCCGACCGGATTTCACGTCAGGGGCCGCAGGCGGTGCGTCTGGCGCAGGGGTTGATCGATACGGCGCCTTCGCAGTCTCTGGATGATCACCTGCAGCAGGCACGTCTGGCCTATATGCAGGTGATCGGCAGCGAGGAGCAGCGTGAGGGGGTGGCGGCTTTTCTCGACAAGCGGGCGCCATCCTGGTGTGAAGACGAGGACGACTGA
- a CDS encoding cytochrome c, with protein sequence MKKLLLTTLLTAFTLPVLANPGGAERQQAFKKMLLQFEPMGVVVRGRDPYNKATFIQHADAFKLAAEQPFTLFVPNSIDAKSRAKPEIWSQPAKFQGEKDKFFKAVDALNVAAHSGDLASIKKNYDLVSQSCKSCHDTFRGPKVE encoded by the coding sequence ATGAAAAAACTGCTTCTGACGACCCTGCTGACCGCCTTTACCCTCCCCGTACTGGCCAATCCGGGCGGCGCCGAACGCCAGCAGGCCTTCAAGAAAATGTTGCTGCAATTCGAGCCGATGGGGGTGGTCGTTCGTGGCCGAGACCCCTACAACAAGGCCACCTTCATTCAGCATGCCGATGCCTTCAAGCTGGCGGCCGAGCAGCCCTTTACCCTGTTTGTCCCCAACAGCATCGATGCCAAGAGCCGGGCCAAGCCGGAAATCTGGAGCCAGCCCGCCAAGTTCCAGGGCGAAAAGGACAAATTCTTCAAGGCGGTCGACGCCCTGAATGTCGCCGCGCACAGTGGCGACCTCGCCAGCATCAAGAAAAACTACGACCTGGTGTCGCAGAGCTGCAAGTCCTGTCACGACACCTTCCGCGGCCCGAAAGTCGAATAA
- a CDS encoding peptidyl-prolyl cis-trans isomerase — MKLNKLASLLLAASIALPSMAFADSVAVVNGTPIDKSKVDQIVSQIVGNSNGQAQDTPALREKIKNSLINQQLALDEAKRRGLDKAPAVQEQIKQATDGILQEALAADIVKQSPIDDAAVKSRYDEFAAKLKGSTDMHLQQIVVSSEADAKKVIADLKKGKAFAQLAKEKSIDPNAKQSGGEMGILNTASMPPVLADAVKNLKAGQVTTISAGNIWHVVKLVESRPAVPAPLDQLKPQIVRQLQEEKIEQAMSDLRSKAKIQ; from the coding sequence ATGAAACTCAACAAACTGGCCAGTCTTCTGCTCGCCGCCTCCATCGCCCTGCCAAGCATGGCTTTTGCCGACTCGGTTGCCGTCGTCAATGGCACGCCGATCGACAAGAGCAAGGTTGACCAGATCGTCAGCCAGATCGTAGGCAACAGCAACGGCCAGGCCCAGGACACGCCGGCACTGCGCGAAAAGATCAAGAACTCCCTGATCAACCAGCAACTGGCACTGGATGAAGCCAAGCGTCGCGGCCTGGACAAGGCCCCGGCGGTACAGGAACAGATCAAGCAGGCCACCGATGGCATCCTGCAGGAAGCGCTGGCAGCCGACATCGTCAAGCAAAGCCCGATCGACGATGCCGCCGTGAAGAGCCGCTACGACGAGTTTGCCGCCAAGCTCAAGGGCTCGACCGACATGCACCTGCAACAGATCGTCGTTTCGAGCGAAGCCGACGCCAAGAAGGTCATTGCCGACCTGAAGAAGGGCAAGGCATTTGCCCAGCTGGCTAAGGAAAAATCGATCGATCCGAATGCCAAGCAGTCTGGCGGTGAAATGGGCATCCTCAACACCGCCAGCATGCCGCCGGTGCTGGCCGATGCCGTGAAGAACCTCAAGGCAGGCCAGGTCACCACCATTTCTGCCGGCAATATCTGGCACGTCGTCAAGCTGGTTGAGTCGCGCCCGGCCGTACCGGCGCCGCTGGACCAGCTGAAACCGCAAATCGTGCGCCAGCTGCAGGAAGAGAAAATTGAGCAGGCCATGAGCGATCTGCGCAGCAAGGCCAAGATCCAGTAA
- a CDS encoding BolA family transcriptional regulator encodes MSDTVSLIEQRLTALSPQQLLVRDDSHLHAGHAGARAGGGHYQLTIVSQQFSGLNRLARHRLVYQTLGDLMQNRIHALAILALAPEES; translated from the coding sequence ATGAGCGATACGGTCAGCCTCATCGAGCAACGCCTGACGGCATTGTCGCCGCAACAACTGCTGGTTCGTGACGACAGCCACCTGCACGCCGGCCATGCCGGTGCCCGTGCCGGCGGCGGCCACTACCAGCTGACCATCGTCAGTCAACAATTCAGCGGTCTCAACCGCCTCGCAAGGCATCGCCTGGTCTACCAGACGCTTGGCGATCTGATGCAAAACCGGATTCATGCGCTGGCCATCCTTGCGCTGGCACCCGAAGAATCCTGA